Proteins encoded together in one Coffea arabica cultivar ET-39 chromosome 2c, Coffea Arabica ET-39 HiFi, whole genome shotgun sequence window:
- the LOC140034978 gene encoding receptor-like protein kinase HERK 1 isoform X1, protein MMRISTYQFLIRVLLPFCLVLTSLEFDPEDKYLIDCGSLDDTSVGDRVFLADSLNSSTLSTPEKIFLNASSNSIPSTYGRALYRTARIYNGTSRYSFTMKKTGRHWIRLYFFPFVNQYLNLSTSKFSVSAQNFTLLKDFQPSGAPTVKEYSLNLTDNILVLTFTPSTNSFAFLNALEVISLPNELIPSGAKTVDSNGENRNLERQALETVARINMGNETVPPQNDTLWRLWTSDSTYLASSALVVFVSNIGFVNYSSGRVSENIGPFSVYGTATKLNTASDERYMINATWLFHVDHGFDYFVRFHFCNILNPVPDNLYFNVFLNYDFAAKDLNLSTSGVPHYMDVVTRADSVDQLSVSIGTSSVQNALPNGILNGLEIMKISNSKDSLDASDAESQFKATTSKSKVWVYVGSALGLSVIVIVLVLVFALLCRGRRRKHMVHSTLDQYAMTGVSTEEKEHSIESSIISQSKRGYRFPFAAVQVATDNFSESQLIGVGGFGKVYKGALSDGTKVAVKRGFPQSRQGVAEFKTEIEMLSQFRHRHLVSLIGYCDERNEMIIIYEYMENGTLKDHLYGSDQPKLNWRHRLQICIGSARGLHYLHTGSNKAIIHRDVKSANILLDENLMAKVADFGISKTGPEFDQTHVSTAVKGSFGYLDPEYLTTQQLTDKSDVYSFGVVMIEILCGRPVIDPSQPRERVNLVEWAIKCFSIGEMEALVDPHIEGQAKPESLMKFKETALKCLADLGANRPPIGDVLWNLEAALQLQGSDQREGNEQSTNLYSETRVSTAQFSMGSVDGLAGVSMRRVFSQMVRAENAVDQSQKDTNI, encoded by the coding sequence ATGATGAGAATCAGCACGTATCAATTCCTTATCAGAGtgttgttacctttttgtttggTTCTTACTTCGTTAGAATTTGATCCTGAGGATAAGTATTTAATTGACTGCGGATCACTTGATGATACATCTGTTGGTGATCGGGTTTTCTTGGCTGATAGCCTGAATTCCAGTACTCTTTCAACCCCAGAAAAGATATTCCTCAATGCAAGTTCAAATTCTATACCATCCACCTATGGTAGAGCTTTGTATCGGACTGCAAGAATTTATAATGGAACCTCCCGCTACTCATTTACAATGAAGAAAACAGGGAGGCACTGGATTCGTCTCTATTTCTTTCCCTTCGTTAATCAGTATCTCAATCTGAGCACTTCTAAATTCTCTGTTTCCGCTCAAAATTTCACTCTTTTGAAGGATTTCCAGCCATCAGGTGCCCCTACAGTTAAAGAATACTCACTGAACTTGACTGACAACATTCtggtcttaacctttactcctTCGACCAATTCTTTTGCTTTTCTCAATGCTTTAGaagtaatttcactccctaaTGAGCTGATCCCTTCTGGTGCTAAAACTGTTGATTCAAATGGAGAGAACCGAAATCTAGAGAGGCAAGCTCTGGAGACGGTGGCCCGGATAAATATGGGTAATGAAACAGTACCTCCTCAAAATGATACCTTGTGGAGACTTTGGACATCTGATTCTACATATTTGGCAAGTTCTGCTCTTGTTGTGTTTGTATCGAATATTGGATTTGTCAATTACTCAAGCGGAAGAGTTAGTGAGAATATTGGTCCCTTTTCAGTCTATGGCACTGCCACGAAACTGAATACCGCCTCAGATGAACGTTACATGATCAACGCAACCTGGCTGTTCCATGTAGATCATGGTTTTGATTACTTTGTCCGTTTCCATTTCTGTAATATATTGAATCCTGTTCCTGATAATCTATACTTCAATGTTTTCCTGAATTATGACTTTGCTGCTAAAGATCTTAATCTGAGCACTTCTGGTGTCCCTCACTACATGGATGTTGTAACAAGGGCAGATAGTGTTGATCAGCTGAGCGTGAGCATTGGTACGTCAAGTGTGCAGAATGCATTGCCAAACGGGATTCTTAATGGTCTGGAAATCATGAAAATAAGCAATTCTAAGGACAGTCTTGATGCTTCAGATGCTGAAAGTCAGTTCAAGGCAACAACTTCCAAGTCAAAAGTGTGGGTGTATGTCGGTTCTGCTCTTGGGTTGTCAGTTATTGTGATCGTCCTGGTTTTGGTTTTTGCTCTTCTTTGTAGAGGGAGAAGGCGCAAGCACATGGTTCACTCGACATTGGACCAGTATGCTATGACAGGAGTGAGTACAGAGGAGAAGGAACATTCCATTGAATCCTCAATCATTTCACAATCAAAGAGAGGCTACCGCTTCCCCTTTGCTGCAGTTCAGGTAGCAACAGACAACTTCAGTGAAAGTCAACTTATTGGTGTTGGGGGATTCGGAAAAGTTTACAAGGGAGCTTTGAGCGATGGCACAAAGGTGGCCGTTAAGAGAGGATTTCCTCAGTCCAGACAAGGTGTTGCGGAATTCAAGACAGAAATTGAGATGTTGTCCCAATTTCGTCACCGCCACCTTGTTTCACTGATTGGATATTGTGATGAAAGAAACGAGATGATCATAATTTACGAGTACATGGAGAATGGAACCCTCAAGGATCATTTGTACGGATCAGACCAACCAAAACTAAATTGGAGACACAGGCTTCAGATTTGCATCGGGTCGGCTAGAGGACTTCACTATCTGCATACTGGATCCAATAAGGCAATCATTCACCGTGATGTCAAGTCTGCAAACATCCTTCTTGATGAGAACCTAATGGCAAAAGTTGCTGATTTTGGAATATCCAAAACTGGACCTGAGTTTGACCAGACTCACGTTAGTACAGCCGTAAAAGGAAGTTTTGGTTATCTTGATCCCGAGTACTTGACCACACAACAATTGACAGACAAATCAGACGTCTACTCTTTTGGAGTTGTAATGATTGAAATTCTCTGTGGAAGGCCTGTTATTGATCCATCACAACCAAGGGAGAGGGTAAACTTGGTGGAATGGGCAATCAAGTGTTTCAGCATAGGAGAGATGGAAGCACTTGTAGATCCTCATATTGAAGGCCAAGCGAAACCTGAATCTTTAATGAAGTTTAAGGAGACAGCTCTAAAATGCTTGGCAGATCTTGGTGCTAACAGACCTCCAATAGGAGATGTGCTATGGAATTTGGAAGCTGCCCTTCAACTTCAAGGAAGTGATCAAAGGGAGGGCAATGAGCAATCAACTAATCTCTATTCAGAGACTAGAGTCTCTACAGCACAATTTAGCATGGGAAGTGTAGATGGTCTTGCCGGGGTATCAATGAGGAGGGTGTTCTCCCAAATGGTCAGAGCTGAAAATGCTGTAGATCAAAGCCAGAAAGATACTAATATATGA
- the LOC140034978 gene encoding receptor-like protein kinase HERK 1 isoform X2 encodes MKKTGRHWIRLYFFPFVNQYLNLSTSKFSVSAQNFTLLKDFQPSGAPTVKEYSLNLTDNILVLTFTPSTNSFAFLNALEVISLPNELIPSGAKTVDSNGENRNLERQALETVARINMGNETVPPQNDTLWRLWTSDSTYLASSALVVFVSNIGFVNYSSGRVSENIGPFSVYGTATKLNTASDERYMINATWLFHVDHGFDYFVRFHFCNILNPVPDNLYFNVFLNYDFAAKDLNLSTSGVPHYMDVVTRADSVDQLSVSIGTSSVQNALPNGILNGLEIMKISNSKDSLDASDAESQFKATTSKSKVWVYVGSALGLSVIVIVLVLVFALLCRGRRRKHMVHSTLDQYAMTGVSTEEKEHSIESSIISQSKRGYRFPFAAVQVATDNFSESQLIGVGGFGKVYKGALSDGTKVAVKRGFPQSRQGVAEFKTEIEMLSQFRHRHLVSLIGYCDERNEMIIIYEYMENGTLKDHLYGSDQPKLNWRHRLQICIGSARGLHYLHTGSNKAIIHRDVKSANILLDENLMAKVADFGISKTGPEFDQTHVSTAVKGSFGYLDPEYLTTQQLTDKSDVYSFGVVMIEILCGRPVIDPSQPRERVNLVEWAIKCFSIGEMEALVDPHIEGQAKPESLMKFKETALKCLADLGANRPPIGDVLWNLEAALQLQGSDQREGNEQSTNLYSETRVSTAQFSMGSVDGLAGVSMRRVFSQMVRAENAVDQSQKDTNI; translated from the coding sequence ATGAAGAAAACAGGGAGGCACTGGATTCGTCTCTATTTCTTTCCCTTCGTTAATCAGTATCTCAATCTGAGCACTTCTAAATTCTCTGTTTCCGCTCAAAATTTCACTCTTTTGAAGGATTTCCAGCCATCAGGTGCCCCTACAGTTAAAGAATACTCACTGAACTTGACTGACAACATTCtggtcttaacctttactcctTCGACCAATTCTTTTGCTTTTCTCAATGCTTTAGaagtaatttcactccctaaTGAGCTGATCCCTTCTGGTGCTAAAACTGTTGATTCAAATGGAGAGAACCGAAATCTAGAGAGGCAAGCTCTGGAGACGGTGGCCCGGATAAATATGGGTAATGAAACAGTACCTCCTCAAAATGATACCTTGTGGAGACTTTGGACATCTGATTCTACATATTTGGCAAGTTCTGCTCTTGTTGTGTTTGTATCGAATATTGGATTTGTCAATTACTCAAGCGGAAGAGTTAGTGAGAATATTGGTCCCTTTTCAGTCTATGGCACTGCCACGAAACTGAATACCGCCTCAGATGAACGTTACATGATCAACGCAACCTGGCTGTTCCATGTAGATCATGGTTTTGATTACTTTGTCCGTTTCCATTTCTGTAATATATTGAATCCTGTTCCTGATAATCTATACTTCAATGTTTTCCTGAATTATGACTTTGCTGCTAAAGATCTTAATCTGAGCACTTCTGGTGTCCCTCACTACATGGATGTTGTAACAAGGGCAGATAGTGTTGATCAGCTGAGCGTGAGCATTGGTACGTCAAGTGTGCAGAATGCATTGCCAAACGGGATTCTTAATGGTCTGGAAATCATGAAAATAAGCAATTCTAAGGACAGTCTTGATGCTTCAGATGCTGAAAGTCAGTTCAAGGCAACAACTTCCAAGTCAAAAGTGTGGGTGTATGTCGGTTCTGCTCTTGGGTTGTCAGTTATTGTGATCGTCCTGGTTTTGGTTTTTGCTCTTCTTTGTAGAGGGAGAAGGCGCAAGCACATGGTTCACTCGACATTGGACCAGTATGCTATGACAGGAGTGAGTACAGAGGAGAAGGAACATTCCATTGAATCCTCAATCATTTCACAATCAAAGAGAGGCTACCGCTTCCCCTTTGCTGCAGTTCAGGTAGCAACAGACAACTTCAGTGAAAGTCAACTTATTGGTGTTGGGGGATTCGGAAAAGTTTACAAGGGAGCTTTGAGCGATGGCACAAAGGTGGCCGTTAAGAGAGGATTTCCTCAGTCCAGACAAGGTGTTGCGGAATTCAAGACAGAAATTGAGATGTTGTCCCAATTTCGTCACCGCCACCTTGTTTCACTGATTGGATATTGTGATGAAAGAAACGAGATGATCATAATTTACGAGTACATGGAGAATGGAACCCTCAAGGATCATTTGTACGGATCAGACCAACCAAAACTAAATTGGAGACACAGGCTTCAGATTTGCATCGGGTCGGCTAGAGGACTTCACTATCTGCATACTGGATCCAATAAGGCAATCATTCACCGTGATGTCAAGTCTGCAAACATCCTTCTTGATGAGAACCTAATGGCAAAAGTTGCTGATTTTGGAATATCCAAAACTGGACCTGAGTTTGACCAGACTCACGTTAGTACAGCCGTAAAAGGAAGTTTTGGTTATCTTGATCCCGAGTACTTGACCACACAACAATTGACAGACAAATCAGACGTCTACTCTTTTGGAGTTGTAATGATTGAAATTCTCTGTGGAAGGCCTGTTATTGATCCATCACAACCAAGGGAGAGGGTAAACTTGGTGGAATGGGCAATCAAGTGTTTCAGCATAGGAGAGATGGAAGCACTTGTAGATCCTCATATTGAAGGCCAAGCGAAACCTGAATCTTTAATGAAGTTTAAGGAGACAGCTCTAAAATGCTTGGCAGATCTTGGTGCTAACAGACCTCCAATAGGAGATGTGCTATGGAATTTGGAAGCTGCCCTTCAACTTCAAGGAAGTGATCAAAGGGAGGGCAATGAGCAATCAACTAATCTCTATTCAGAGACTAGAGTCTCTACAGCACAATTTAGCATGGGAAGTGTAGATGGTCTTGCCGGGGTATCAATGAGGAGGGTGTTCTCCCAAATGGTCAGAGCTGAAAATGCTGTAGATCAAAGCCAGAAAGATACTAATATATGA